The Pontibacter pudoricolor genome contains a region encoding:
- a CDS encoding outer membrane beta-barrel protein translates to MRKLLLIAALGCLSYTASAQGGEKQSRIMLNIGAASPSGDFGGKNIEGEKDGFAKTGALISAGYAMDLNKNFAFGATLGWRNNPTDIDAIVAELGGEEAGMTKAEATSWRTTYLTADAYAQLPLEKLNLYAKGSVGYGFSNSSGLDLEGESEWGSYEITQSEAKSNAPVFGLGVGLRYDFGKFGLGAEVGMFSTTPEFEYEYDGEKETLKQPMTTVNTTLQLSYRL, encoded by the coding sequence ATGAGAAAATTATTACTTATTGCGGCATTAGGTTGCCTTAGTTACACTGCATCTGCACAAGGTGGTGAAAAACAGTCCCGCATCATGTTAAACATTGGTGCTGCCAGCCCTTCAGGTGATTTTGGCGGAAAAAATATTGAAGGTGAAAAAGACGGTTTCGCAAAAACAGGTGCGCTTATTTCAGCTGGTTATGCGATGGACTTGAATAAGAACTTCGCTTTTGGTGCTACCCTAGGCTGGAGAAACAACCCAACCGATATAGATGCCATTGTTGCTGAACTGGGTGGTGAAGAAGCAGGTATGACAAAAGCCGAAGCTACTTCATGGAGAACAACTTATTTAACGGCGGATGCTTATGCGCAATTACCATTAGAGAAGTTGAATCTATATGCAAAAGGCTCTGTTGGTTATGGCTTTTCAAATTCTTCAGGCCTTGACCTGGAAGGAGAATCCGAATGGGGTTCTTATGAAATTACGCAGTCAGAAGCCAAATCAAATGCGCCGGTATTCGGGTTAGGCGTTGGCTTACGTTATGATTTTGGCAAGTTTGGTTTAGGCGCAGAAGTAGGAATGTTTTCTACTACTCCTGAATTTGAATATGAATATGATGGCGAGAAAGAAACGCTGAAGCAGCCAATGACAACTGTTAACACTACCCTACAACTGTCGTATCGTTTGTAA
- a CDS encoding CsbD family protein has product MNETEYRARGNWNELKGKIKQQYGNMTDDDLTYDEGKQDEWLGKLQQKTGKAKHDLKKWIDSL; this is encoded by the coding sequence ATGAACGAAACAGAATATAGAGCGCGTGGCAACTGGAACGAACTGAAAGGCAAAATAAAGCAACAGTACGGCAACATGACCGATGATGACCTGACATACGACGAAGGCAAACAGGACGAATGGCTGGGCAAGCTTCAGCAAAAAACAGGCAAAGCAAAACACGATTTAAAGAAGTGGATTGACTCCTTATAG
- a CDS encoding HAD family hydrolase, translated as MDLQKIKNIIFDLGGVIINIDYHKSIQELLKYSKTGSAMEFTQKAQSELFDQYETGNSTCGQFRDSLRREYNLEATDEEIDAAWNAMLLDIPKERIDLLQELGKKYRLFLLSNTNAIHLKKFNEIVAHSFTIPSLDSLFERTYYSHLVGKRKPDAAIFEQILAENDLDKAETLFIDDSIQHIKSADSLGINTLHLQPPLTINAFFKDVVN; from the coding sequence GTGGATTTACAAAAAATTAAAAACATCATCTTCGACCTGGGTGGCGTTATCATCAACATAGACTATCATAAAAGTATACAGGAACTGCTAAAGTACAGTAAGACAGGCAGTGCCATGGAATTTACCCAAAAAGCACAATCTGAGCTGTTCGACCAATACGAAACGGGCAACAGCACCTGCGGGCAGTTCCGCGATAGCCTGCGCCGTGAATACAACCTGGAGGCTACCGATGAGGAAATAGATGCCGCCTGGAACGCCATGCTGCTCGACATCCCCAAAGAGCGCATAGACCTGCTGCAGGAACTGGGCAAAAAGTACAGGCTTTTCCTGCTCAGCAACACCAACGCCATCCACCTGAAAAAATTCAACGAGATAGTAGCGCACAGTTTTACCATTCCCAGCCTCGACTCTTTGTTTGAGCGGACCTATTACTCGCATTTAGTTGGCAAGCGCAAGCCGGATGCGGCCATTTTTGAGCAGATACTGGCAGAGAATGATCTGGATAAAGCAGAGACGTTGTTTATAGACGACAGCATTCAGCATATTAAAAGTGCCGATAGCCTGGGCATAAACACGTTGCACCTGCAGCCGCCGTTAACTATAAATGCGTTTTTTAAGGATGTTGTTAACTAA
- a CDS encoding DUF7793 family protein produces MKKAIKKHETPYVMMFIEEGILHFYYKQIENLDQHVAEACVQARKAFTENKDYPCLVDVISIKNFTKEARDYFANEGNEGITANAILINSTVTKMMANFYIMVNKPQNPTRMFTDKKSALEWLKQFNK; encoded by the coding sequence TTGAAGAAGGCCATAAAAAAACATGAAACACCGTATGTAATGATGTTTATAGAAGAAGGTATCCTGCACTTCTATTATAAACAGATTGAGAACCTTGACCAGCATGTGGCAGAAGCCTGCGTACAAGCCCGCAAAGCATTTACCGAAAATAAGGATTACCCATGCCTGGTAGATGTTATCAGTATTAAAAACTTTACTAAGGAAGCCCGCGATTATTTTGCGAATGAAGGTAACGAAGGGATTACAGCTAATGCTATACTTATCAATTCCACGGTTACAAAAATGATGGCTAATTTTTATATAATGGTAAATAAGCCGCAGAACCCTACCCGCATGTTTACTGACAAAAAAAGTGCCCTGGAATGGCTGAAACAGTTTAATAAATAA